The sequence TGATGTTTATGTAACCATCTTGGGCCCATTAGACTAAGAGGGAAGTTCTATGAGCTAATGGAAGGATAATCATGCTTTATGGATTTGAATGTTGGCCAATTAGGACATAATGTGTAAAAGTCACTAATTGTTGAGATGATGAGATGGATGTCTGAATGAGATTACTTGAAAAGATAGTATAAGAAATGTGTATAATTATGAATAATTAGATATAGTTTTGATAgaagataaaatgaaaaaaaaccaTTTAAGATGTTACAAATTTGTTAAAAAATAGATCTAATGATGTCTTGACTAGATGAGGTGAGTTAGTTAAGATTAGCAACATGAAGGGAAGTAGGGGAAGACCTATGATAATATGACAGGATAGAAGTAAACTGAAGTTGTTTGACTGCTTTTAGTTCGAGTAGTGGTATTGTCTAAATAGACCCAGTGGCAGgaaaaagaatagaaaagaaaaacagCATACCAAGTGCTGATTTTTGGTGAAATGTGAAGCTGGATCATGTGTCACTTGGGGTCAACCAAGAACATCTCGTAATGGCCATTCCTTGATACACATTCCTGTATCTATTTTTAAGCCAAACTTGCTGTTGATTATTTATCTGCATAACGGTTGTAACTTGATTATGTTGCTAGATTGATTGTGcaacttgatatatgtttctTGTTGTCAATGAAATGATATATGTTTCTCTGTGAAGTCTTATTCTCCTTGTCAACCAGTTTAGGCCCATGCTATGGGTGAATGCTGAAGTGATTGTTATAAGGACACCTGCAATTGAATGTATCAGTTGATGGGTTCCTTTAAACACGTTCTACTTGAGTCAGAATGCATGCTTATGAATCATGCTGCCAATTCATTCGACTTCAATAAGCACCAATTGATTGGCAATATGCTCAATTTTATACCATTTAACTTTTTTCTTGAGCACTTATCTTTCATGAAATAGACCTTTGCCTTTTATGTGTTTCCATTGCCAGCCAACTTAATGGAGGGTATATTAGTTACTTGTTAAAATTTGTGCAATTTTTGGTGATTGATGAATGGTAATTGCTTGCATAAAGATAAAGTGGATTTTGTTTATTACAGATGAAAAATGAGATGAAGCTCTTATCCTATAGGGACTCTTACAGCAAATGGTGAAGTAGCTATGAGTTTGTCAAAGGGAAAGGCTATACTTGGCCGAAAGTCTCATTTGCATGATAGAATTATATATGACATTTTTGTTGTTGAGTTTGATCATTGTAGGTGTCTGGTCTTCTTCGCCAACACTGGATCTTTTCTCTCAAAACATCCATGCAGATGTCACGGAAGAATCGACTGCATCATCATTCTGACTTCTCCAGCAAAGCTCCAGGAGAGGCCTCAAAGACTCTGTAGTGACTTATCAGGTACAATTTTTTTTAGTCTGTATTCTCTTgtttcagttttcttgagtctccATGTGGGGAGTCATTGTAGAAGATGAGCTTCTTATTGTTTCATAGAAATTATTGGCAAAAGAGGCATCTCCTGTTGGAATTGGACATTAAATCACCACTTCTCATTGGGAGAGAGCTGCAAATACATGCAGTATGATCTTGATAAATATTGCAATATAGTTTTGGGTTCCTTTTTCCCTCTGCTTGTTATAGCTGCCACTGAACCCATGAGATGAAGGAATTGATCTGACAACTTGTTAGCATACTCTTAACAGTCATTGCCTCTCGTCTCTCAGAGAACCATATCACTGAAAGCGAGAGCCTTGCCGGCTTGCAGGTACATGTAACCTTATCTCATGCTATTTTTACTCCATCAGGCATTTTGATGGATTCCATTATATTTCCTGGTGCTGCCTCAGGCTTAGAACATTAGTACCATGGCATGATTCTTGGTCTTTGGTGGCTCTGTAAGTTGCAGATTAAAGTACATTTTGGTGTCCTTGGGTATATGGAGATGAAGAACCTACTGTTAATTGCATCTCTTCCTTGGAAGCACTGGAAgtgagagtcttcttcttcttctctctctctctcttccagagCATCTACTGTTGCATCTGTTCCAAAGATTCATCACATCTTTAGTGACACATCTAGACAATCTTCTTGCTTTATCTTatcattcatctctctctctctctttcaggaACAGGCAGACCAACAACCTATTGCTCCGTCTCTTCCGGGCTCGATGACCAACGGGTCAACAACTAGAATCAAGGATGTTGTTGTTCTGAAAAGTAGTGATGGAAGGTGGAGTAGAGTGGGAGCTGATGGGAGACTCCACCAAACACGCCGTTTTCAAGAACTCTATGACTCGACATGATTCTAACACCTCTTACGTTTTCTGTGTGATCTCAAGAAACCCACAATGGCTATTGACTCCTTGGAAGCTTCAAGTCTGCTCCAAAGAAAGAAAGTAGCTTTTTCTGATGGGAAAGCACAAAAGCTCGACTCATCTTCGGGTACACACTCCACCATTGTTAGACACCACAGAAACTAAGTGGGTTGATGAGGAATAGAAAGTATATCTAAGTGTCTTATATCATATTCAATCATGGGGCTTGTGAGTAGCTTGTGGCCATCACACTCAACTGAGGTGCTTTATTgcagcttgcattattgaaaagatGGAGCATTAAGCATTCCACCACTGTCACCAACTTGAGGGGATCAACTTCCAGATAAGACCTTCACTATTAGGACACCAGCCAGCCCATTCAGCTCAACCAAAAATCTCGCACATCAGCTGAACTCGAGCGGGAACTCTAACAGGTATGAACATCGGAGGCTGAtagatactctctctctctctctctctctcaacagcCATGGATGTGCTATTGTGTGATGGTCCAGCCGTGGGATGCACGCTGAGCTTTACTGCGAACTCCCCATGGCCATTTGGTACAAGTCCAAGATCGAATTCGGTCCCTCCCAACTACAAGAAAAAGAATGATTCTATTCTCCCCGTGCTCCTCTTTTGCCTCCTCTATTTATCCCCTTCCTCCCTTCACTCCACACCATGAGTTCTGCCGCTTTGTAGTACAAACCCAAAAGAAGAACATAACATGGCCAGCATTGGCCAAACTCTGCTGCTGCTTCTCTCCATTTTATGCCTCCGTCTCCCCACCTCCTTCGGTGCGTGTTCTCAAGCACGTCATGAAAGGAAGGCCGCGGAGGTCAGCGACGGCCCGACGGCATCCCCGTCCCAAACGAACGGGTCCTGCGGCTGTTCATCGTCACCTGCGCCGTCACCGTCGACGTCTGAGCCGAATCCCAACGACTTCCCCAACCTCAAGCAGTACTACGCTTACCTCGTCATCCAGCAGTTCAAGCAGACCGTCACCTGCGACCCCGACGGCGTGACGGCGACCTGGGTCGGGTACCGGCCTTGCACCTACCGCGGCTTCTACTGCGACACCCCGCCGAACTCCCCGGGGACCCCCACCATCGCCTCCGTGGACTTCAACGGCTTCCGTCTCTGCGCGCCGACCGTTGCCGGCTTCGTCGACCAGCTCCCCGACCTCGCGCTCTTCCACGCCAACTCCAATAACTTCTCCGGCCCCATCCCCGACCTCACCGGCCTCCCCTACCTCTACGAGCTCGATGTCAGCAACAACATCCACTCCGGCCCGTTCCCGGTCGCCGTCCTCCCGCTGAGCAACCTCGTTTTCCTCGATCTCCGGTACAACCTTTTCGCCGGCACCGTCCCGGCCTCCATCTTCTTCCTCGACCTCGACGTGCTCTTCCTCAACAACAACAACTTCAACCAGCAGCTGCCCGCCAACCTCGGCAGCTCGCCGGTGGCCTACCTCACCCTGGCCAACAACGGCTTCACCGGGCCGATCCCCCGGTCCATCTTCAACGCGTCGAGAACGCTGGTAGAGGTCCTCTTCCTCAACAACAAGTTCTCGGGCTGCTTGCCGTACGAGATCGGATCGCTGACTACCGCGACGGTGTTCGACGTTGGGTTCAATCAGTTCACGGGGCCGATACCGTGGTCCTTCGCCTGCCTGCTCAAGGTGGAGCAGCTGAACCTGGCGGGCAATCTGCTCTACGGGGAGGTGCCGGATGTGGTATGCCGGCTGGCCAAGGACGGTAACTTGGCTAACTTATCGTTGTCGGGGAACTACTTCACGTCGCTGGGGCACTCCTGCTGGGAGTTGATCAAGAGAAAGGTGCTCGACGTGCGGCAGAACTGCATACCGTGGTTCCCGGAGCAACGGCGGCCGGTGGAATGCTGGCGCTTCCTGtggcatcggaagttctgcccctTCTTCCACTACATCCCGTGCGGCCTACCGAAGTGTGCGCCGAAGCCCGCAGCGCCACCGCCGCCGGGGTACACGACCTATAAGGCTCTTCATCAACCCCCCCGGAACTAGTCACTGCAccatctctcttctctctctcgttAATGTCTGTCTTGGAACCAATAAGTCTCGGTGTTCTTCATGATCAAGTGCAAGCGATAAATGACAGTAAGTCTGCAGCTGCGATGGGCATATAGCATGCCTAACCTACTCGATGCGTTTCTGCCACTGGAATTAACATGTCGATCTTCTCAAAGAATAAAGAAGATGCCAATCCAACACCTGAGCTTGTCGCCTTGTTGGTGCGCGCAATAGTGTCACTCACTTAACCtttacacaatatatatatatatatatatatatatatattcaataagtGGAAGCATAAGTTGGGTTCAACATAAACTAAGTGCAAGAATGGAATAGCTTAATTCACTTGACATCATGATTAGATTCTCTTAATCTCTTTACCTGTACTTATTATAATCATCCGTTGAGAATGTCAACCCATTGACTAAGCCCCTCTCTCTTGTTCACATTTCCCTGCATCTCCCACGTATTCGGATCTAGATTTTATGATCCACGTAAAATCCAAGTTACATATCTACTGTACTATATGAACTTTGTCTAAGTAAATCTACTTGCAATCACATCTAACCATATCTAATTTCCACTTGGAAGGCGCTCATGGATGAAGAATGGCGGCTGACTCGCTCCAAGGTTGCATCATCGCATGGCACCGAAACCGATCCAATTTGATCGAACTGATCTTTCCATTTGTTGGGGAACTAAAGAACCGAAGCATGCAATAATCTCAATACGAGATCGATCATATATCTTTCTCTTCATCATTTTAAGTgcattcttcttctcttcctcgttcgtcagagaagagagagaattagacaaggagaaaagagagagagaagagtagAGACCATGCATCGTTCGACGAGCACGACACGGGTGTCGGAGGAGTTCTCCATGAACACGGCGGCGCAAGCCATGGGCGGAGGAATAGCCAACAAGGGTGGTGGCACCTACTACCACGACGATCACTACCACCACCATCACAGCCTCCCCACCTACGATCCTCAATCGGACGCCGCCAAGAAGGAGGCGAGCCGGGCCAAGGTGGCCGAGAACATGGTCCATGTCATCCCTTTCGTCCTCGTCCTCTGCACCATCATCCTCTGGTTCTTCTCTCACCCATCCGGTATCTCCTTCCTTCCATACTTTTTTTCTTATCAATctcaataatcttttttttttattaaaataaaaaataaaataaaataattaaattatgttACGCTAATTCTTAAAATAACAAGAGTTGATGGAGACTCTTTATAGCTTTTATATACGAATTTGTGTAGAATATGCATTTTACTTTAGCAATTAAACTACtacatttttttttgtgaagtaatataatattttttgtgaagtaatataattttaaaaataaaataatatttattattttaaaaataataattagtttAATTGATAATGATCAAGATTAAGATAACTTCTCTATTTATAGGTATAAGATGGTAACTATTACTGTTttttatttctcttcttcttcttcttctcctcctttgacTCAAACAATAGGTATCGATACGATGAGCAAGGAGGAGACGGTGGTGGCCAAGGTCAAGAACATGACGACCGACGGCTATAAGAACTGGAATGGCTCGTCGATGACCATCGGCATGGAGGACCTCGACCCCATCGATGGAATCAGCAACGAAGAAGATCATACTGGAACCAAAGGCTCTCGTCACTGACCTAAGTAAAGCTCGATCGGTTCTCTCACACGGCAAATAACAGTGGCCATTGCTTTGGCCATTGCTTCGATCCGGTACTCTTCTTCTCCACCTCGACAACAGCCGGCATCTCCATCAACCCATCCCGGCTGGCTGTCATGAATCTGCCATCCCACTAACTTTGAGCCATCTTTATCGTTCAAGTGTTGTTGAACTGTAGGCACTAATAAGAGCAACATTATTTCATTATATGGTGAAGGTTAGACTTTTTGAGTTTCTAGTGCGTATGATCTTGATgtaatacatatatattattcTGATGCTCAAGAATTCTTATTATTTCATTTGATTTAAAAATAGAATTTTTCAAAGATTGATTAACAAATGATATTTAGATCATGGAAACCCCTCGTGACATTCGTCTTCGTGTAGGTGATGTCTCGGATCACCTCAAAGGCATTTTGAATATATCCTACACATACGAGTTTAGGACTACGTCGGACTGATCGAGATATCAACAAAACCTATATATGAACATTTATGTCGGTACGAAATGATATTTTTAATGTCAAAATCAATATTAGAATGAGCATATATGTTAACGTTCACATCAAGGTTTAACCCGACTTTATGTTAACAACTTCGAAGTAGAATaacctagattttttttttttctttccatgtCTTCGAAATGTAACTCAATTTCCATCACTATCTTATTACTAACAATTAGGGGGAgagaaaaaaagcaaaaatacaAAATTACTTGTTGgtgttttttaaataaaattcaaaattttcattataaatatttattgctTAATAATACAGCATTGTAGTCTCtttaatattttttgtttattttattttaagatttttaattgTTAAAATTTTGTATTTCTTATGGTTTTAGTTGGAATTGGCTCCATAAAAGAACTATGGATTTTTTTAGTCAAATTGACATCCTTTGATATATAAGAATTTTTTTTGGAATGAATCTATACCAATCTACTTATCATGCTACTTATAATGAAAAAGTACTTAATTATATCCTTGAGAAAATGACtaaaatatatatgtacacatggagataaaaaattattcttatttcTAGATTATTTtaaggattttttttaattagattgATTTAACTTTTCTTACGagtatttatcataataataataatgtgtatcgaTATAACATAGATATcaataatatatgataaattgaagACTCGCTCAAAGTAACATAGTTCAAAATTCGATTCACTCGACTTCCTTCGTGCAAAAACTATCACACTAAGTGAATCCTAAATCTCTAAATATACCTCACTCATTGTATATTTAGAGTATCGAGcagtaattttcaagaaataatTATGTTttagatttaatttttaattactttACGAAAGACattgatttttcaatatttgcatatattttattttaagaaatttaattgttaaagttttacattttttatgGTTTTAATTAGAATAAATTTATAAGAGGACTATGAATTTCCTAGTAAAATAGAGATACTATTttccataaaaaaaatttattcttttattcttttcttcttttcttctttttatatacCACCTCTTATTATGTTTGTAAATATGCATCATCGGTCATTTGTTAGGACTAAATGATTTCTAAAACTTATTTATTTTAGGTTTTTCGATCAAATCtaacttagtttttttttttagagtTTTTACCCCTAATATCATTCACTATGATTAGGCAAAAAGATTAATGCAACTAGTGGCATGACATCAAGGTGTGGTTCATTTATTTGACGGTTTCAAGTAAATATGAAATAATCTAAATTTTATATCTATActaatgatattt comes from Musa acuminata AAA Group cultivar baxijiao chromosome BXJ3-3, Cavendish_Baxijiao_AAA, whole genome shotgun sequence and encodes:
- the LOC135633371 gene encoding uncharacterized protein LOC135633371, which gives rise to MHRSTSTTRVSEEFSMNTAAQAMGGGIANKGGGTYYHDDHYHHHHSLPTYDPQSDAAKKEASRAKVAENMVHVIPFVLVLCTIILWFFSHPSGIDTMSKEETVVAKVKNMTTDGYKNWNGSSMTIGMEDLDPIDGISNEEDHTGTKGSRH
- the LOC103979982 gene encoding uncharacterized protein At4g06744 gives rise to the protein MASIGQTLLLLLSILCLRLPTSFGACSQARHERKAAEVSDGPTASPSQTNGSCGCSSSPAPSPSTSEPNPNDFPNLKQYYAYLVIQQFKQTVTCDPDGVTATWVGYRPCTYRGFYCDTPPNSPGTPTIASVDFNGFRLCAPTVAGFVDQLPDLALFHANSNNFSGPIPDLTGLPYLYELDVSNNIHSGPFPVAVLPLSNLVFLDLRYNLFAGTVPASIFFLDLDVLFLNNNNFNQQLPANLGSSPVAYLTLANNGFTGPIPRSIFNASRTLVEVLFLNNKFSGCLPYEIGSLTTATVFDVGFNQFTGPIPWSFACLLKVEQLNLAGNLLYGEVPDVVCRLAKDGNLANLSLSGNYFTSLGHSCWELIKRKVLDVRQNCIPWFPEQRRPVECWRFLWHRKFCPFFHYIPCGLPKCAPKPAAPPPPGYTTYKALHQPPRN